One region of Miscanthus floridulus cultivar M001 chromosome 19, ASM1932011v1, whole genome shotgun sequence genomic DNA includes:
- the LOC136525232 gene encoding uncharacterized protein, protein MNRFPDGTHVWLRSRVRRGYLHADEDGSGVSLSTDRATLNAAWQVHRIVRQGVAYILLRCAAYGRYLALSASLARDGHRGREAAQSDFNEPQQLNVRWRAVFEPDGSGDVLLFCNLGVGQERYLRANGRHRRWNNGVTADVLGDGSTMMHWTVVQIPLRPAPPALPRPSTDLGVPTGLLWQRTGPVVDRQRTIRYMRAGDEENLLGTETFSFLGRSVFNLTNEVATKVGVDMSTITLCVHAGLHGRLTPLVVDLPRSEDPLDIVVLPNSSPAARGLRHPNVDAPEPAPGI, encoded by the exons ATGAACCGCTTCCCCGACGGGACGCACGTGTGGCTGCGGAGCCGCGTGCGGCGCGGGTACCTCCACGCCGACGAGGACGGGTCCGGCGTCTCCCTCAGCACGGACCGCGCGACGCTGAATGCGGCGTGGCAGGTGCACCGGATCGTGCGCCAGGGCGTCGCCTACATCCTCCTCCGGTGCGCCGCCTACGGCCGCTACCTCGCGCTCTCGGCGTCCCTGGCGAGGGACGGCCACCGCGGCCGCGAAGCCGCCCAGAGCGACTTCAACGAGCCGCAGCAGCTCAACGTCAGGTGGAGGGCCGTCTTCGAGCCGGATGGCAGCGGCGACGTCCTCCTGTTCTGCAACTTGGGGGTGGGCCAAGAACGCTACCTCCGCGCCAACGGTAGGCACCGCCGCTGGAACAACGGCGTCACCGCCGATGTCCTTGGCGACGGGAGCACGATGATGCACTGGACGGTCGTGCAGATCCCCCTGAGACCAGCGCCGCCTGCCCTTCCAAGACCATCTACG GATTTGGGAGTCCCCACTGGCCTGTTATGGCAGCGCACTGGGCCCGTGGTGGACCGGCAGCGAACAATCCGGTACATGCGGGCAGGCGATGAGGAAAACTTACTCGGCACGGAGACATTCAGTTTCTTGGGGCGGTCCGTGTTCAACCTGACGAACGAGGTGGCGACGAAAGTGGGCGTGGACATGTCCACAATCACACTGTGCGTGCACGCTGGCTTGCATGGGCGGCTGACCCCTCTGGTCGTCGACCTGCCTCGCAGCGAAGACCCTTTGGACATCGTCGTCCTCCCCAACAGTTCACCAG CTGCTAGGGGATTGCGGCACCCAAATGTGGATGCACCTGAACCCGCACCCGGCATATAG
- the LOC136525605 gene encoding F-box/LRR-repeat protein 25-like, with the protein MDSTAEDSRNSKRARLAPPPGDVVDRISGLDDDVLLHILELVPDARDAVRTGALSRRWLGLWTRVPALRFASRSVSMADLERFVSFVNGVLARRSQSDCAIESLAISYAADHEHNSLTNRMLGFLCAWVKALDVDLSLPLAYRPKHWRDRNRDHGGDKKPAVCLGDLTTSPVRLETMRLALGSAGLRLSTTVKFAWLTVLSLENIEIPAGGVRHLVRLVSSASCPRLQKLSLKKICLDVLDDEMRLEAQVLSELVIEHVQPLVWLKLRTPSLRVLHIENCSYELLTFYG; encoded by the exons ATGGATTCCACGGCGGAAGACTCGCGCAACTCGAAACGAGCGAGGCTAGCCCCACCACCCGGCGACGTCGTCGACCGGATCAGCGGCCTGGACGACGACGTGCTCCTCCATATCCTCGAGCTGGTGCCCGACGCGAGGGACGCGGTGCGCACGGGCGCGCTCTCGCGGCGGTGGCTCGGACTCTGGACACGCGTGCCCGCGCTCCGCTTCGCCTCTCGGTCCGTGTCCATGGCCGACCTGGAGCGGTTCGTCTCCTTCGTGAACGGCGTCCTTGCCCGGCGTAGCCAATCCGACTGCGCCATCGAGAGCCTGGCGATCTCGTATGCCGCGGACCACGAGCACAACAGCCTGACAAACCGGATGCTAGGGTTTCTGTGCGCCTG GGTGAAGGCTCTCGACGTCGACCTAAGTCTGCCGTTGGCGTATCGTCCAAAACATTGGAGAGACAGAAACAGAGACCACGGCGGCGACAAGAAACCAGCAGTGTGTCTTGGCGACCTCACCACTAGCCCTGTAAGGCTGGAAACCATGCGCTTGGCATTAGGCAGCGCAGGGCTCCGGCTCTCCACTACCGTGAAATTCGCATGGCTCACGGTTCTTTCGCTAGAAAATATCGAGATACCAGCTGGCGGTGTTCGCCACCTGGTCCGCCTCGTGTCGTCGGCGAGCTGCCCGCGTTTGCAGAAGCTGTCCTTGAAGAAGATTTGCCTTGATGTTCTCGATGACGAGATGCGGCTTGAAGCCCAGGTGCTCTCGGAGCTGGTGATAGAGCACGTCCAACCTCTGGTGTGGCTGAAACTTAGAACACCTAGCCTAAGGGTTCTCCACATAGAAAACTGCTCCTACGAGCTGCTCA CATTCTACGGCTGA